A single window of Crassostrea angulata isolate pt1a10 chromosome 8, ASM2561291v2, whole genome shotgun sequence DNA harbors:
- the LOC128161482 gene encoding mitochondrial ribonuclease P protein 1 homolog, translated as MRTFRFLQCVQRSLRMHRNPGICRNLQWQKAFSTNSFLLYHKRTEYYPTDKIKNFEDFEKYASPEEKDRLEFIRSEFIDYCRAGKFQILEPTDEDWLKCLNFETKSSRLSYLKQCEKKIMEKVKAAEKLKEPSRKVERDNRLDPDGQHRFIRAMFDHTVNMIADHRMARAALFEDPIVVDFSFIDSLYYHEIRDVALQLMYVRSLAKMSAFERTPTLNLIFCNVQKPWEENQIFKVLESRNQKLEDIAKGPVTITEKSYLDLFPKEDLVYLSPDARHYFHPDDGIPIIGGIIDTTTTAKLSYGKAKKEDLKIRKLPIDMVTKVYGNKCLALDHVVNYINVLRFTGDPYQAYNVLPLRKRRPPKKLQTP; from the exons ATGCGGACATTCAGATTCCTTCAGTGTGTGCAAAG aTCATTGAGGATGCATAGAAATCCAGGCATCTGCAGGAATCTTCAATGGCAGAAAGCATTTTCCACAAACTCGTTTTTGCTATATCACAAAAGAACAGAGTACTATCCCACTGACAAAATCAAGAATTTTGAAGATTTCGAGAAATATGCCAGCCCTGAAGAAAAAGACCGCCTGGAGTTTATCCGATCAGAATTCATAGACTACTGCAGAGCAGGAAAATTCCAA ATTCTTGAGCCTACAGATGAAGACTGGCTTAAGTGCTTGAACTTTGAGACCAAATCTTCACGTCTTTCATATTTAAA ACAATGTGAAAAGAAGATAATGGAGAAAGTTAAAGCTGCCGAGAAATTAAAAGAACCAAGCCGGAAAGTGGAACGAGACAATCGATTAGATCCAGATGGTCAACATCGATTTATCCGGGCGATGTTTGACCATACTGTCAACATGATAGCTGACCATCGTATGGCCCGGGCGGCTTTGTTTGAAGACCCTATCGTGGTTGATTTTAGTTTTATCGATTCCCTGTATTATCATGAAATACGTGATGTGGCTCTACAATTAATGTATGTGAGGAGTCTTGCCAAAATGTCTGCATTTGAAAGAACCCCGACCCTTAATCTTATCTTCTGTAATGTGCAAAAGCCATGggaagaaaatcaaattttcaagGTCCTTGAAAGCCGTAATCAAAAACTTGAAGACATAGCAAAGGGTCCCGTAACCATCACTGAGAAGAGTTACCTGGACTTGTTCCCAAAGGAAGATTTAGTGTACCTCTCACCTGATGCCCGACATTATTTCCACCCAGACGATGGAATTCCAATAATTGGGGGGATTATTgacacaacaacaacagcaaaatTGTCATACGGGAAAGCCAAGAAGGAGGATTTAAAAATCCGCAAACTCCCGATTGACATGGTTACCAA AGTGTATGGAAACAAGTGTTTAGCTCTGGATCATGTTGTCAACTATATAAATGTCCTGAGATTTACAGGTGATCCATACCAAGCCTACAATGTATTGCCACTCAGGAAAAGAAGACCTCCAAAGAAGTTGCAAACCCCATGA
- the LOC128159855 gene encoding tRNA methyltransferase 10 homolog C-like, giving the protein MWSLRAIARSLRIHRRTNRKFSSTSRLSVERRGIYYPNEKIKSMDDFCKYASPEEKSHLVMIQAEYVKLCKSNIANMPELTDQEWLIHMNYDSRKGREKHLRLLQVKKDIQEVKKQKRQPQTEPQYNPTNFFQELFWMSEKKIIQNRVARATMLEDPILVDLGYADMLYYNEIIDVARHLFLSIGDINRSALNHTPTFNVIFCNVKPSVEENEILKTMRRLLTEDCSMSKLPVTLTEKSYLDLFPKRDLVYLSPDAEQYYHPAEGIPVIAGLIHKTTKDKLALHRAYKEKIKVRRLPIDLIDKLTVPRLPINHIIQYVAALRFTRDLEIARKALPKRIISGPAAKGKKISKIL; this is encoded by the exons ATGTGGTCCTTGAGAGCAATAGCAAG GTCATTGAGGATTCACAGGAGAACAAATAGAAAGTTTTCTTCAACCTCAAGACTGTCTGTGGAAAGAAGAGGTATCTACTATCCCAATGAAAAGATTAAGAGTATGGATGACTTTTGTAAATATGCCAGCCCTGAAGAGAAATCCCACCTGGTGATGATACAAGCAGAGTATGTCAAACTCTGCAAAAGCAATATTGCAAAC atGCCAGAACTGACAGATCAAGAATGgttaattcatatgaattatgACTCAAGAAAAGGGAGAGAAAAGCATTTAAG GTTACTTCAAGTAAAGAAAGACATACAGGAGGTCAAGAAGCAAAAGAGGCAGCCTCAAACAGAACCACAATACAACCCAACCAATTTCTTTCAAGAACTTTTCTGGATGTCagaaaagaaaatcattcaaaatcgTGTGGCTCGGGCTACGATGCTGGAAGACCCCATTCTGGTGGACCTGGGTTACGCCGACATGTTGTATTATAATGAAATCATCGACGTGGCCAGACATTTATTCTTATCAATCGGTGACATCAATAGATCAGCGCTTAACCACACGCCGACatttaatgtaatattttgtaaCGTGAAACCCTCAGTGGAAGAGAATGAGATCTTGAAGACTATGCGAAGGTTGTTGACGGAAGATTGCAGCATGAGTAAACTTCCCGTGACTCTTACAGAGAAGAGTTACCTGGACCTGTTTCCAAAGAGAGACCTAGTGTACCTGTCGCCCGATGCGGAGCAATATTATCATCCTGCGGAGGGAATCCCAGTCATTGCGGGCCTGATACACAAAACAACAAAAGACAAGCTAGCGCTTCATAGAGCTTACAAAGAAAAGATTAAAGTACGGAGACTTCCCATAGATTTAATTGACAA ATTAACAGTGCCTCGGTTGCCCATTAACCATATTATTCAATATGTCGCAGCATTGCGATTTACAAGGGACTTGGAAATAGCAAGAAAAGCTTTGCCAAAAAGAATCATCAGTGGTCCAGCAgctaaagggaaaaaaatttctAAGATATTgtga